The uncultured Methanoregula sp. genomic sequence AGCACGGCATAGCACATCCGGTCAATGCCGTACGAGGGCTCGATCACGTGCGGGACAACATCCTCGCCCCGCACATCGATAATCTCGTCCCTGACCTCGAAGAGATCCGCGGGGATATGGATCTTTTCTCCGTCAACAACGACATCGGCACCGTTTTCCGTGGGGGTTGAATTCCCCAGTGCTTCGAAGATAGCTTTCGCTTTGTTCCGGTACTGCTTCCCGAGGACCCCCATGTTGGGGATGATCCGTCGGCGGGCGACTTTCTTTGGCTCTGCATACTGGATGAATACCGTCATCGGCGTGCCGCTCGCCCCTGCGTGGGCGTTCAGGTCATAATTTGTCCGGTCTGCAAGACCAACCGTCTCGACCCAGCCGAACCGGTCCGATAAGATCTCGGCGTCCCAGCAGTCCGTTGCGTAATGGGCCCGCTCATCCGGGAGGTGCTGGCGGAAGCGGAGACGTTCGGGTTTGATGCCGATGGTGACCAGCAGTTCGTGGGTCAGGGCAACATAGTAGGCAAGGTATTCGTTTGCGATAACGCCCTTGTCAACCGCTTCCCTCATTGAGAGGGTGATTGCATCCCCGCATTTCTGCTGCTGGACGTATGTCAGGAGCGGCATCCGGTAATCCGCGTAGCGCCTGAAGGTCGGGTGGCGGTTCTTTTCGTCGGGATGGACAAAGATCTCCGCTTCGGCCTGCGTGAACTCGCGGAGCCGGATCATTCCCTGCCGGGGGGAGATCTCGTTCCGGTAGGATTTGCCGATCTGGACTGCACCAAAGGGAAGCTTGTCGCGGTAGAACCGCAGGAGACGGGTGAAATCAACGAACATCCCCTGTGCGGTCTCGGGCCGGAGATAGCCGGTCCTCTGGGTACCCGGGCCTATCATGGTCTTGAACATCAGGTTGAAGTTGAAGACTTCGACATTGCCGAGGACTTCTCCGCAGGAAAGACACTTGCAGCTGGCAAGGGCTGCGGCAAGTTCTTCTTTTTTCATCGTCGAGGCATTCCGGACCCCGCCGCCTTCCGCAACATGGTCGGCCCGCAGGTATTCCTTACAGTGCGGGCACTGGCACATCTTGTCGGCAAATCCTGCAACATGGCCGGAAGCGATAAAAACTGCTTCCTGTGCAATGGTCGGGCACTCGATCTCGTAGTAGCCCTCGCGGATAACATAAAATTCCCGCCAGACATTCTCGATCCGCCGCTTCATCATCGCCCCGAGCGGCCCGTAATCGATGAACCCTGCAACGGCACCGTAACATTCTGACGTTGGCCAGATGAACCCGCGGCGCTTGGCAAGTTCCATGACGTTCTCAAAAACATCGCTCATAATGATCACGAAATACTAGTCTTTACTCATGTTGAACTACTGGCGACAAAAAGACTCTCATGGTATTCCGGATCCCGCGTGGATCAGCCGGCCTGGTTCGGACTGGTAAAAAGTATCACAGAACCTGTAAACATTTCCCGGTCGTACCGGTTTCATATCACAATATTTATTTTGCATAAACGATTGATTTAAAGGTTTTTTGGTCAAACAAAGCGTAAAGATAGCATTAAATAGTAAACGAAGTATTGTATATCCTAATCCCAATACGGGGTATGCAATGACCGAAGACAAACGCAAGGCACATCTCCTGAAGCTCTTCAGTACCATGTCGGGTAAGACCAAGATCGTCGAACCGATGAAAAATATCCATGGTACCTTAAGAGACAGCGACGCGATCGAACGCGAGGTAGCTCTCGTAATGAGAGAGATCACTGAACAGGGAATTTTCAAGACCTCCTTAAAACCGATCCAGCTTGCAAAACTTGTCACCTCTTTCTATGCAGGAAAGAATGATACTGAGATTGCCCGGGAACTCGGTGATGAAAAACTCAGTAAAACGGTTGCACGTGCACGGGTCCGGCTCAAGCTGTTCCGTGAACTTGATTTCAAGATGCCGTTTGACAAGGAGAAGATGGAGGAGCTCATCGAATCCGGTAAAACCCTGAAAGAAGTTTCTGAGGAACTTGGCGTAAGCCCCTCGACCCTTCGGGAATACCGGCATGTTATCGAAGAGCAGGAAGATCCCACAATTGATCCGTATATAGACCGGATCCGGGATGTTATGGAGGATCGCGATCTTTCCGAACAGATGACCCGGAGTGCAACTGCTGACAGCCTTGGGGATTCCATCGATATCACAGAAGCCGAACTTATTGACGTGACGTGAAGGCAGGTCAGCTGTCTTTCGATCACCGTCCTTTTTTGATGGGACATTTCCGCGCTCTGGAAGTTATCCCCCTGATGGGAATATTCATCCGAACAGAATCCAATCCGGTATTATGAAACTTACTTGGTTTGGCCATTCCTGTGTTCTCCTCTCGGGAACAAAAAAAGTCCTGATCGACCCCTTCATGGAGGACGGGAGCATCCTTGGAGCGAAACCGGATATTGTTGCCGTTACGCACGGGCATTCCGATCATCTCGGCGAAACGGTTGCCCTCAACAAAAAGACGGTCGCCATCACCGAGATTGCCAAATATCTCAAGACAAAAGGACTGCTGACAGAAAGCATGAATATCGGCGGAACGCATGTGGTGGACGGGGTTACGTTTACCATGACTCAGGCCCTGCACTCCACCTCCATCGAAGAAGCCGGCGTGGGTGTTTCCGGCGGGACTGCCGCAGGGTTTGTCATCCATATGGACGATGTGACCGTGTACCATGCCGGGGATACCGGGCTCTTTTCCGATATGAAACTCATCGGGGACCTTTATCACCCGGATATCGCCATGCTCCCGATTGGCGGCCGGTTTACCATGGGGGTTCCCGAGGCGATGATGGCGGCCAGTTTCATTGGTGCAAGGACAGTCATCCCCATCCACTACAATACCTGGAACCGGATTGCTGCCGACCCGCTCATGTTCAAAAAATCGCTTGAGCGGACAACGGATATTGTCGTGAAGATTCTCTCCCCGGGAGAGACCATTGAAACCGGTTCCTGATCCCATTTTTTCCGGCAGAGCGATCAATTCCTATCGTTTTTATAGCTCGCTCTCATAATATCGAAACGGAAAATCCCTGCGGTACCGCCATATCGAACTGTCCTCAGTGTGGCTCAAAAAATACCGTACGGACCGGCTGCAAGACCGTTGAGAACAAGACGGTTGCAGTCAGTCTTTGCAGTGACGGTGGTCACACCCGGGAGCAGAATCTCTGATACCATGCAGGATTTTTCCGGTATTATAGATCATCGGAACTGGCAGAACGGACGTTTTCCAGAACGTCCTGCTATTCGATAATCGTGAGGAGATGTGAGATCATGGCGTTTGAATGGGATCCAATCACTTTTATCAACCTGGTATTATGCATCATCATCGTAGTTCTTGGCTCTCTGTGCTGGTGCAGGAGTCATGAAAAACTTCCCCTCTTTATTGGTGCGGCCTTCGGCCTCTTTGGGATCTCCCATGCTGCAACTCTGGCCGGCCTGAAAAATCCGCTCACGATTCCGCTGATCATTATCCGGACACTTGCGTACATCCTGGTGATTATTGCTCTCTGGCTGCACCTGAAAGACAGCCTCATTCTCAAGGAGACCCGCCAGGGATGGGTGGATTATTTCAAGAGTGAGACAACCGGGACTGATGACAAGAAAACCGGCTAAATTCTCCAGCCGGACTTAAAATTAAACCAAAATTCCCCTTCACGGTTTTTTTGCGTATTTTACAGAGGACTCCTGTTCAGGCCATTTTCAGAAGAGCATCGGCCCGGGTCCGGCTGATGGGAAAGATGCTGGTGAATCCAGCCATTTCGAAGATCCTGAGAACCGCCGGCCTGATCTCCACGAGCATCACTTTCCGCCCGGCTTTCATCTGGTCCCGTGTTATCAGCAGGAGAACCCGAAGCCCGGCACTCGACACGTACTCTGTCTTTGAAAAATCAAAAATAATTTTTTGGGGAGTTGTCAGAAGGAGTTTCCTGAGATCTGCCTCAACCCCCGGAGCAGTATTTGTATCAAACCTCTGCGGGAACAGAACGATCTGTGCATCTTCCATGGGAATTATTTCCATCTCCATACCACTTCGGCCTCGTGTTGTAATATCGTGTTCCCGGACGGATTAACATTTACTTTCCCCGGCCGGAGGATACCTGTTTTTACCCGGGCCCGGCAGAGTGTTCCGGACTACAGAATGCTAAAAAAACCGGGCTTCAATCCGAGTCATCCCTGTTTTTCCCCGGCTATAGCGGCACGGCACTTCCATAATGCTTCCACCCTTACCTGAGACCGGCTGTTCTTTCTGTCTTAAATCCACGGAAGGCTGGAGATACGATTCCTGCCCTCCATTGCATTGACCGTTCTATTGAGCAGACCCTTTCTGTCAGTCATCCGGAATTGGCCGGAACCATAGACTTAATGAGGATATCAGGAAAACTGAATTAAGGAGTTTTGTAATAAAACCATGTTCGACAAACTCTTTGAACATGAAACCACCGGGACGCTCAAAGCACTTACGCTTGAATGGAAATGCCCCAACTGCCAGGGACTGAATTTCAGGATTCTCAAAAAAGACATACGTGAGGTGGGTCTCTATCACACGCGATGCCGGTACTGTAAAGCCAAATACCGCGTCAGTTATCCCAACCCGGGCCGGATCATCGTTGGCGAAGATGAGTTCATGGACCGGATATTCGACGAGGATTTTACGGATGAAGAGCTGCAGGACATGATCAAGGATTACGCGGAGATCGAGTACCTGAAAGTCGATCGGGCCGGTAACGGATTGATCAAGGAAAAACAGAAGGCGCTCGAAGACAAGATTACCTTTGCGAAACGGCGAAGAAGGTAAAAAATCAGTTCCCGATAATATCCGAAAAATCGCACCATTATGCCCTGCCAGGGAGACCCCCCCGGGGTCTTTTTTCCGGCAGATCTCAACCGGTGGGGCACATCCCGACATCGGTTCCCTATGAATGATCTTCCGACACGACAAACGGATTTCTAAAAAGGATGAATGGAACTTCGCGTGTGCATTGCGCGGTGCAAAAATCCGGTTAACCTGTCATAAACACCGTTCACCGTTCAAGCGGAATATACGGGATAAGGTTGAGAAGATCGCTTTGTAATGTTTCAAGGGTTATACGTTCCATGAAACGTGCGGTCCGTTCTTTTGGTTGTGCATGTATCTGGTAATATTCGAGAAGCCGGCTGACAAGGTCCAGCACTTCACTCGTTGAAAGGTTCTTTGCAAGGACATCGCCGAACCGCGGCCGGGTACCGCTGTTTCCCCCGAAGAGGAGGGTCCACCCGCCCGCATTTCCCATGATCCCGATATCCCGGGTACGGCTCTCGCCGCAGCAGCGGGGACATCCCGATATCCCGATCTTGATCTTTCCCGGGAATGGTTTCTCCCGGTA encodes the following:
- the glyS gene encoding glycine--tRNA ligase, encoding MSDVFENVMELAKRRGFIWPTSECYGAVAGFIDYGPLGAMMKRRIENVWREFYVIREGYYEIECPTIAQEAVFIASGHVAGFADKMCQCPHCKEYLRADHVAEGGGVRNASTMKKEELAAALASCKCLSCGEVLGNVEVFNFNLMFKTMIGPGTQRTGYLRPETAQGMFVDFTRLLRFYRDKLPFGAVQIGKSYRNEISPRQGMIRLREFTQAEAEIFVHPDEKNRHPTFRRYADYRMPLLTYVQQQKCGDAITLSMREAVDKGVIANEYLAYYVALTHELLVTIGIKPERLRFRQHLPDERAHYATDCWDAEILSDRFGWVETVGLADRTNYDLNAHAGASGTPMTVFIQYAEPKKVARRRIIPNMGVLGKQYRNKAKAIFEALGNSTPTENGADVVVDGEKIHIPADLFEVRDEIIDVRGEDVVPHVIEPSYGIDRMCYAVLEQAYDEDVADGEKRIVMRLSPKVAPVQVAVFPLMTRDGLDTIADDITRTLHKKGIQAEYDDSGAIGRRYRRQDEIGTPFAVTVDYDTKENNTVTLRDRDSMKQVRIAIDKLPETIGALVDGSVTFTSLE
- a CDS encoding response regulator receiver protein, whose translation is MTEDKRKAHLLKLFSTMSGKTKIVEPMKNIHGTLRDSDAIEREVALVMREITEQGIFKTSLKPIQLAKLVTSFYAGKNDTEIARELGDEKLSKTVARARVRLKLFRELDFKMPFDKEKMEELIESGKTLKEVSEELGVSPSTLREYRHVIEEQEDPTIDPYIDRIRDVMEDRDLSEQMTRSATADSLGDSIDITEAELIDVT
- a CDS encoding NAD(P)/FAD-dependent oxidoreductase — translated: MADHTEGAILQRDGRTYAVMARSPGGLVTPELLEKVAATARKYRVPKVKITSGQRIALIGIPADDLAAVFEDLGPDAVRRTGPCIRYFQSCPGIENCRNGTQDSLGLATMLESLYREKPFPGKIKIGISGCPRCCGESRTRDIGIMGNAGGWTLLFGGNSGTRPRFGDVLAKNLSTSEVLDLVSRLLEYYQIHAQPKERTARFMERITLETLQSDLLNLIPYIPLER
- a CDS encoding metal-dependent hydrolase gives rise to the protein MKLTWFGHSCVLLSGTKKVLIDPFMEDGSILGAKPDIVAVTHGHSDHLGETVALNKKTVAITEIAKYLKTKGLLTESMNIGGTHVVDGVTFTMTQALHSTSIEEAGVGVSGGTAAGFVIHMDDVTVYHAGDTGLFSDMKLIGDLYHPDIAMLPIGGRFTMGVPEAMMAASFIGARTVIPIHYNTWNRIAADPLMFKKSLERTTDIVVKILSPGETIETGS
- a CDS encoding STAS domain-containing protein — protein: MEIIPMEDAQIVLFPQRFDTNTAPGVEADLRKLLLTTPQKIIFDFSKTEYVSSAGLRVLLLITRDQMKAGRKVMLVEIRPAVLRIFEMAGFTSIFPISRTRADALLKMA